GCTCGCCGCCGCCGCGGCCGCGATGGTCAGCGGCGGGGCGCCAGCCGCTCGATGACCTCGGCGCTCTCCTCCTGCGGGGTCCGGTCCGCCGCGACGGTGATGTGGGCCTCGTCGTCCTGCGGCGGCTCGAGGGTGGCGAGCTGGGACTGCAGGAGCGAGGTCGGCATGAAGTGCCCGGAGCGCTTCGACATCCGGTCCTCGATGAGGGACCCGTCGCCGGCGACGTGCACGAACACCACACCGGGAGCCCGGAGGACGTCGCGGTAGGAGCGCTTCAGCGCCGAGCAGGTCACCACGCCGGGGGTGCCACCGTCGAGGTGCGACCGGATCCACGCCGCGATCACGTCGAGCCAGGGCCAGCGGTCCTCGTCGGTCAGCGGGGTGCCGGCGTGCATCTTGTCGACGTTCGCCTGCGGGTGCATGGCGTCGCCCTCGGCGAAGTCCCACCCGAGCTGCTCGGCGACCATCGCGGCGACGGTCGACTTGCCCGATCCGGAAACCCCCATCACGACGAGGACGCGGGAGTCGAGTGCGGTGTCGTCACTCAATGGATGAACACCCCCGCCAGCATGACCCCGGCGAGGCCGAACACCGAGATGAGGCACTCGAGCATCGTCCACGTCTTGAAGGTCTGCCCCACCGTGGTGTTGAGGTACCCCTTCACGAGCCAGAACCCGGCGTCGTTCACGTGCGACAGGAAGACCGACCCGGCGCCGATCGCGAGCACGAGCAGCGAGGTCATCGGCGAGGACAGGTCGTGCGCGATCGGCGCCATGATGCCCGCGGCCGTGACGGTGGCGACCGTGGCCGACCCGGTGGCGACGCGCACGAGGGCGGACACCACCCAGGCGACGAGCAGTACCGAGATGCCGGAGTCCTTCACGGCGTCGGCGATCACCCCGCCGATCCCGGTGTCGATGAGCACCTGCTTGAAGCCACCGCCGGCACCGACGATGAGCAGGACGCCCGCGACCGGCGGCAGGGCGCTCTCGAGGGACTTCGACACGGCGGAACGGTCCATGCCGCCTCCGATGGCGAAGAAGATCATCGCGTAGACGGCGGCGATGCCGATCGCGATCATCGGCGACCCGAGGAAGTCGAGCAGGCTGACCCACGAGCCCGAGGCGTCCGGGACGGTGGCCTCGCGGATGGCCTGCGCGAGCATCAGGACGACGGGCAGCAGGATGCCGACGAGCGCGACCGTGAAGGACGGGCTGCGCGGCTCGCTGATGACGCGGGTGAAGTCGCTCTTGCCGTGGGGCAGGGATGCGGTGTCCTGCGTGGCGGGGCCGCGCCGCGCCTCCCGACCCGCGTGTGCCGGGTCGTCGCCGACGGGACCCGCGTCGGAACCGCGCGACCCGAACATGTCGGGCGCGGGGATGTCGACCCAGCGCGCCGCGAAGCGGGCGAACACCGGGCCGGCGAGGACGATGACGGGGATCGCGAGCACGATGCCGAACGCGAGCGTCGTGCCGAGGTTCGCACCGACCGTCGAGATGGCGACGAGCGGGCCGGGGTGCGGCGGCACGAACGCGTGCATCGTGGAGAGGCCGACGAGGGCGGGCACGGCGATCTTCATGATCGGGACGGAGCTGCGCTTCGCCACCAGGACGATGATCGGGATGAGCAGGACGAGACCGACCTCGAAGAACATCGGCAGGCCGATGAGTGCGCCGATCAGGGCCATCGTCCACGGCAGCGCCGCCTTCGACGACCTCCGCACGAGGGTGTCGACCACACGGTCGGCCGCACCGGAGTCGACGAGCATCTTGCCGAACATCGAGCCGAGGCCGACGAGGATGCCGACGCTCGTCATCGTCGCACCGAAGCCGTTGCCGAAGCTCGTCACCGCCTTGTCCGGAGCGAGGCCCGCGCCGATCCCGACGCCGAGCGCCCCGATCGTGAGCGCGATGAACGGGTGCACCTTCAGCCAGGTGATGAGGGCGATGATCACGACGATGCCGATGATCGCCGCGATGATCAGTTGCGCGACCGGCCCCGACGGGTCGACGGCTTCGGTGCCGGCTGGTTCCGCCGCCAGGACGGTGACCGCGTGGGCCGCGGCCGCGTGGACCGTGGCCGGATCGGCCGGGAGAGCGTGAGGCATCGGTGCCCCTTCCTGGAGCCGCTGCCGCGCGGCTCCGTCGCCTTCGTGTCGAGGACGGTCTGGCGTGCTGCGCGTCGACCGTCAATAATCTGATTAATCAGACTATACGACGATCCACCGCGCGGCATCCGCCCTCCGGGGCAGTCTGCCGATTCGATGGACACCGTGTCACGCGCCGTGCGTGCCGCGTACTGCACGGAGGAACGATGGCGACCGGCCGCGGACTGCACGCCCAGGTGCTCGAGACGCTCGGGCAGCGGATCGTCGACGGCGTGCTCGCCCCGGGCACCGTCGTCCGGCCCGAGGCCGTCGCGGCGGAGTTCGGCGTGTCGAGGTCGGTCGTCCGCGAGGCGCTGCGCGTCCTGCAGTCGCTCGGGCTCGTCGAACCCCGCCAGCGCGTCGGCACGCTGGTGCTCGACATCGTGTCGTGGGAGCTGCTCGCGCCGACCGTGATCCGGTGGCGCGGCGCCTCGCCCTGGTACTTCGCCCAGCAGCGGGAACTGCTCGAGCTGCGCCTCGGCGTCGAGCCGGTCGCCGCATCGCTCACCGCGGGGACCCCGGGTGCCGCAGCGGTACTCGCCGCCGCGACCGACATGATCGACGCCTGCGGTCGGGAGGACAGCCGCGCCTACCTCGAGGCCGACGTCCGCTTCCACCGAGCGCTCCTGACCGGTTCCGGCAACGCCGTCTTCGCACACTTCGCCGGGACCGTCGAGGCGCTGCTGCGGACCCGCACCTCGGAGTCGCGGGACACCATCACACGCTGGACCCGCGATGCGGCGACACGGCACGAGGCCGTCGGGCTGGCGCTCGTCGCGGGCGACGGCGGGGCCGCGTCGGCTGCGGCGCGCGAGCTGGTGCGGGTGACGCGGGACGAGTTCATCGCGGAGGCGCCGACGTCCTGACCCGAGGGCGCGGGGTCGCCTGGGTTGCCGGGGTCGCCGGGTTCGCGCAACACGCCGCGTGCGGGTCGCCGAGGTCGCACGACACGCCGCACGCGCGCGACGGGAGCGGCCGATCACGCGACCTCGCGTGCCCGGGTGGCGCCGTGTGCGCGCGACGGGAGCGGCAGATCGCGCGACCTCGCGCGCCCGGGACGCGACCGACGGACGGACTGGAGGCGCGGTGCGGGGCTGACCCGCGCCTCCAGTCCGAACGTGGCCAGGTCGCAGGACACGCCGCACGCTCTCAGCCGAAGTCGCGCAACACGCCGCGCGCGCACGCCGGAAGCGGCCGATCGCGCGACCTCGACGTCGGCCGCGCGCGCTACCCGCGCGCGAAGAGGCGCGGCCCGCGCAGGCGCAGCCGCATCGTCACCGTGCCGAGCCACCGGTCGTACTTGTAGCCGACCTTCCCCATGCGGCCGACCTCCTCGAAGCCGAGCCGCTCGTGGAGCCGGATCGACGCCTCGGCCTGGCGGTCGGCGATGACGGCGACGACCTCGCGGACGCCGGCCGAACGGCACTCGTCGATCAGCGCCTCCATCAGGGCCCGCCCGAGCCCCTTCCCGCCGGACGCGGCACCGAGGTAGATCGAGTCCTCGACGACGCGGTTCGAACGGTCGCGGGGGTTCCACGGGTCGACGAGCGCGTAGCCGAGCACCTGCCCGGAGGGGTTCTCGGCGACCAGGAACGGCAGACCCCGACGACGGATCTCGTCGTACCGACGCTTCCACGCGGCGAACGTGAACGCCGACGGGTCGAAGGTCACCGAGGAGTTCCGGACGTAGTGCGTGTGGATCTCGCGGACGTCGGGGAGGTCGCTGGGCTCGGCAGCCCGGATCGTGTAGGTGAACGCGGCTTCGGCGGGGACCGGGGCGCGCAGGTGTCGCGGCAGGACCCGCCGTCGCTGGTATTCCTCCTCGAGCACGGGTCCGAGCCTATGCCGCGGGCAGGGTCCAGTCGACCGGTTCGGCGCCCTGGGCGACGAGCAGCTCGTTCACCTGCGAGAAGGGGCGGCTGCCGAAGAACCCGCGCGAGGCGCTGAGCGGGCTCGGGTGGGCGGACGCGACGACCGGGGTGTCCCCGAGGAGCGGCCGGACCGAGGCCGCCTGCGCACCCCAGAGCACGGCGACGAGGGGCTTCCCGCGGGCCACGAGGGCACAGACGGCCTGGTCGGTGACGGCCTCCCAGCCCTTCCCGCGGTGGCTGCCGGCGGCTCCCGCCTCGACGGTCAGGACGCGGTTGAGCAGCAGGACGCCCTGGGCCGACCACGCCCGCAGGTCCCCGTGTGCCGGCGGCGTCACGCCGAGGTCGGCCTCGAGCTCGCGGTAGATGTTCGCCAGGCTGCGCGGGACGGGTCGCACGTGTGGGTCGACCGCGAAGGACAGGCCGATCGGGTGCCCGGGCGTCGGGTACGGGTCCTGTCCGACGACGAGGACCCGGACGTCGTCGAACGGCTCGGCGAAGGCCCGGAGGACGTGCTCGCCGGCAGGGAGGTACTGCCGACCGGCACCGGTCTCGGCGCGGAGCCAGTCGCCCATCCGGTGGACGTCGTCCTCGACCGGGGCGAGTGCCTCGGCCCAGCCGGGGTCGACGAGGTCGGCGAGCGGTCGGGCCTGCACGGGGCTAGGCACCCATCGTGGCGACGGCGACCGAGTCCTCGCCGGCGACGACGCGCCAGACGCTGCCGGTGCCGCGGACCTCGAGCGCGCCCTCGCCCACGACCAGCGTGGTGTCCTCGTCGATCGCCAGGCCCGCGGTGACGAACTCGGCCTCGGCGCTCGCGATGAGCCGGGCGAGCGTGCCGGCCTGGACGGCGTGCACGTCGATCGTCAGGTCCACCAGGCCGAGCCCCTCGCGGAGTTCGACCTCGTCGAGGCCCTCGGAGGCTTCCTCGGGGCAGATCTCGACGCCGCCGATGCGCCAGCCGCCGACGAGGGCACGATCGGCGGCGATCATAGCGCCGGCCGAGTAGCCGAGGTAGGGCAGGCCGTCGGAGACGAGCAAGCGGATCTGGTCGACGAGCGGTGCGACGGCGTCGAGGTAGTCCGGCGTGACCCCGCCGCCGACCACGAGGGCGTCGACGTCGCTCAGGACCGTGGTGTCGAACACCTGGCCGGCAGCGATCTCGGTGACGAGGACCTCGGCCGTGCGCGGACCGGCGAGCACCTCGGCGATGTCGGCCGTGCTGGACGGGCTCGCACCGGACCCGCCGGCGACGGAGAGCAGGGCGATGCGCGGGACCGTGCGGCCGACGGCTGCGGAGCGGACCGTGGCCTCGGCGACGAAGGGCGCGGCGGCGTCCGAGGCGGCGAAGGGTCCGCCGCCGACGAGGTGGATGCTCACGACTCGGCCGTCACCGGCGCGAGGGCGCTCCACGGGAAGGTGATCCACCCGTCGACGCGACGCCAGACGTGGTCCGGCTCGAGCACGGTGCCGGGCTTCGAGTAGAGGCAGGCGCTGCGGACGTCGGCGCCGGCGTTCCGGATGATGTCGACCACCAGGCGCAGGGTCCGGCCGGAGTCCGACACGTCGTCGACGACGAGGACGCGCTTGCCGGCGAGGCTCGGGGCGTCGAGCGCCGGCGACAGGATGACCGGCTCCTCGAGGCGCTGCTCGACGTCGGTGTAGAACTCGACGTTGATCGAGCCGCACTCCTTGGTGCCGAGGGCGTAGGCGACCGCGCCGGCGATGATGAGCCCGCCGCGGGCCACGGCGACGACGACCTCGGGTTCGAAGCCGGAGGACAGGACGTCCTTGGCGAGCAGGCGTGCTGCGTCACCGAACTCGAGCCATCCGAGCACCTCGGGCCCGCTCGTCACGGTCACGGTCGAGGGAGCCTGGGCGGGTGACCCGGATTCGCTGCTGATCGGCATCCGACAACGGTACCGGCACGGACCCCGCGCCCGCGACCCGCACGTGCGGCCCGGGCGCGTGCGGGTCGGGTGCGCGGCACCCGCGGGGATCACACCCGCGGGGTCAGCTTCCCCCGCGCGAGCTTGTGCTGGGCCGACTGCGCCACCGGGCGGATCGTCACGAGGTCGAGGTTCACGTGCGCCGGCAGCTCGACCGCGTGCACGATCGCCTCGGCGACGTCCTCGGCCACGAGCGGCTCCGGCACGTCGTCGTAGACCGCCGCGGCCTTCTCCGCGTCGCCACGGAACCGTGTCAGGGCGAACTCGTCGGTCTTCACGAGGCCCGGCGCGATCTCGACGACCCGGATCGGCTCCCCGTTCAGCTCGAGCCGGAGGGCGGCCACGAGGGCGTGCTCGGCGAACTTCGCGGCGTTGTACCCGCCGCCGTTCTCGTACGCGACGTGCCCGGCCGTGCTCGTCACCGTGACGATGTCGGCGCTCCCGGAGGCCGCCGCACGCCGCCGGAGGTGCGGGAGCAACGCCGCGACGACCCGCTTCGTGCCGATCACGTTCACCTCGAACATGGCGCGCCAGTCCTCGACGTCCGACTCCTCGACCGACGCGGACCCGAAGGCGCCGCCGGCGTTGTTCACGAGCACGTCCGCTCCCCCGAGTTCGTCGACACGGGCGGCCAGCGCCTCGACGTCGGAGGCGCTCGTGACGTCCGCCACGAGGACGTCGGCTCCGGTCGACCCGGCGAGCGCCTCCAGCTTCGAGGCACGGCGGGCGACGGCGAGCACGTCCCACCCGTGCGCGCGGAACAGTCGGACGGTCGCCGCTCCGATGCCCGAGCTCGCTCCGGTGACGACTGCGCGACGAGATGCCATGTGCTTCCTCCAGAGGGACGGGGTGGGATGTCCCAACCGTACCGATCCGGCAAGGTCACGATCGGGTAACGTGACGGGCGATGACGACGGACGCCGCCCCTCCCGCGCCCTCGGCGCCCGCCTCGCAGCTCGAGCCCGGACGTGCGAAGCGCCGTATCCCGATGTGGGACACGGCGCGGTTCCTGGCGGTCACGCTCGTGGTGATCGGCCATGCGATCCAGCGCCAGACGGCGGCGAGCGAGCACGCCCTCGCGCTGTACACCTTCATCTACGCGTTCCACATGCCGGCGTTCGGTGTCATCAGCG
The sequence above is a segment of the Curtobacterium sp. BH-2-1-1 genome. Coding sequences within it:
- a CDS encoding GntP family permease, translating into MPHALPADPATVHAAAAHAVTVLAAEPAGTEAVDPSGPVAQLIIAAIIGIVVIIALITWLKVHPFIALTIGALGVGIGAGLAPDKAVTSFGNGFGATMTSVGILVGLGSMFGKMLVDSGAADRVVDTLVRRSSKAALPWTMALIGALIGLPMFFEVGLVLLIPIIVLVAKRSSVPIMKIAVPALVGLSTMHAFVPPHPGPLVAISTVGANLGTTLAFGIVLAIPVIVLAGPVFARFAARWVDIPAPDMFGSRGSDAGPVGDDPAHAGREARRGPATQDTASLPHGKSDFTRVISEPRSPSFTVALVGILLPVVLMLAQAIREATVPDASGSWVSLLDFLGSPMIAIGIAAVYAMIFFAIGGGMDRSAVSKSLESALPPVAGVLLIVGAGGGFKQVLIDTGIGGVIADAVKDSGISVLLVAWVVSALVRVATGSATVATVTAAGIMAPIAHDLSSPMTSLLVLAIGAGSVFLSHVNDAGFWLVKGYLNTTVGQTFKTWTMLECLISVFGLAGVMLAGVFIH
- a CDS encoding SDR family oxidoreductase, whose product is MASRRAVVTGASSGIGAATVRLFRAHGWDVLAVARRASKLEALAGSTGADVLVADVTSASDVEALAARVDELGGADVLVNNAGGAFGSASVEESDVEDWRAMFEVNVIGTKRVVAALLPHLRRRAAASGSADIVTVTSTAGHVAYENGGGYNAAKFAEHALVAALRLELNGEPIRVVEIAPGLVKTDEFALTRFRGDAEKAAAVYDDVPEPLVAEDVAEAIVHAVELPAHVNLDLVTIRPVAQSAQHKLARGKLTPRV
- a CDS encoding GNAT family N-acetyltransferase, yielding MLEEEYQRRRVLPRHLRAPVPAEAAFTYTIRAAEPSDLPDVREIHTHYVRNSSVTFDPSAFTFAAWKRRYDEIRRRGLPFLVAENPSGQVLGYALVDPWNPRDRSNRVVEDSIYLGAASGGKGLGRALMEALIDECRSAGVREVVAVIADRQAEASIRLHERLGFEEVGRMGKVGYKYDRWLGTVTMRLRLRGPRLFARG
- a CDS encoding gluconokinase; this encodes MGVSGSGKSTVAAMVAEQLGWDFAEGDAMHPQANVDKMHAGTPLTDEDRWPWLDVIAAWIRSHLDGGTPGVVTCSALKRSYRDVLRAPGVVFVHVAGDGSLIEDRMSKRSGHFMPTSLLQSQLATLEPPQDDEAHITVAADRTPQEESAEVIERLAPRR
- a CDS encoding uracil-DNA glycosylase, with amino-acid sequence MQARPLADLVDPGWAEALAPVEDDVHRMGDWLRAETGAGRQYLPAGEHVLRAFAEPFDDVRVLVVGQDPYPTPGHPIGLSFAVDPHVRPVPRSLANIYRELEADLGVTPPAHGDLRAWSAQGVLLLNRVLTVEAGAAGSHRGKGWEAVTDQAVCALVARGKPLVAVLWGAQAASVRPLLGDTPVVASAHPSPLSASRGFFGSRPFSQVNELLVAQGAEPVDWTLPAA
- a CDS encoding Type 1 glutamine amidotransferase-like domain-containing protein; the encoded protein is MSIHLVGGGPFAASDAAAPFVAEATVRSAAVGRTVPRIALLSVAGGSGASPSSTADIAEVLAGPRTAEVLVTEIAAGQVFDTTVLSDVDALVVGGGVTPDYLDAVAPLVDQIRLLVSDGLPYLGYSAGAMIAADRALVGGWRIGGVEICPEEASEGLDEVELREGLGLVDLTIDVHAVQAGTLARLIASAEAEFVTAGLAIDEDTTLVVGEGALEVRGTGSVWRVVAGEDSVAVATMGA
- a CDS encoding phosphoribosyltransferase, whose amino-acid sequence is MPISSESGSPAQAPSTVTVTSGPEVLGWLEFGDAARLLAKDVLSSGFEPEVVVAVARGGLIIAGAVAYALGTKECGSINVEFYTDVEQRLEEPVILSPALDAPSLAGKRVLVVDDVSDSGRTLRLVVDIIRNAGADVRSACLYSKPGTVLEPDHVWRRVDGWITFPWSALAPVTAES
- a CDS encoding FadR/GntR family transcriptional regulator, which encodes MATGRGLHAQVLETLGQRIVDGVLAPGTVVRPEAVAAEFGVSRSVVREALRVLQSLGLVEPRQRVGTLVLDIVSWELLAPTVIRWRGASPWYFAQQRELLELRLGVEPVAASLTAGTPGAAAVLAAATDMIDACGREDSRAYLEADVRFHRALLTGSGNAVFAHFAGTVEALLRTRTSESRDTITRWTRDAATRHEAVGLALVAGDGGAASAAARELVRVTRDEFIAEAPTS